A stretch of Bradyrhizobium sp. AZCC 2262 DNA encodes these proteins:
- a CDS encoding aspartate aminotransferase family protein, with protein sequence MSRPLMVNAFDPDRAGQLADDVASLLERRKRVLGPSYKLFYDAPIHVVRAEGVWLHGADGTRYLDVYNNVPSVGHCHPRVVEAIARQAATLNTHTRYLYDIVLTYAERLIATFPKELANVMFTCTGSESSDLAMRVAKNFTGGAGIIVTENAYHGITAAVSEFSPSLGSGVPLGPHVRTVPAPDAYRLGPNVGEIFAGDVERAIDDLKRHGIKPAALITDTIFSSDGILSDPPGFLAPAVDIVRRAGGVFIADEVQPGFARTGDAMWGFQRHSVVPDIVIMGKPMGNGIPLAGVVARPEVLSDFASKARYFNTFGGNPVSCAAGLAVLEVIEAEKLQHNALEVGRYIMSGLRQLALEHKCIGDVRGAGLFIGADFVRDRDTKEPAPEIAMRLVNDLRRKNILISASGVDGNVLKIRPPLPFSRADADIFLAAMREVLEEGTAS encoded by the coding sequence ATGTCACGTCCCCTGATGGTCAATGCATTCGATCCGGACCGCGCCGGACAATTGGCGGATGATGTCGCCAGCCTTCTGGAACGGCGCAAGCGCGTTCTCGGCCCATCCTACAAGCTGTTCTACGATGCACCGATCCATGTGGTCCGCGCCGAAGGCGTCTGGCTGCACGGCGCCGACGGCACCCGATATCTCGACGTCTACAACAACGTGCCGTCGGTGGGACATTGCCACCCCCGCGTGGTGGAGGCGATCGCGCGGCAGGCGGCCACGCTCAATACCCACACCCGCTATCTCTACGACATCGTCCTTACCTACGCCGAACGCCTGATCGCGACCTTCCCCAAGGAACTCGCGAACGTCATGTTCACCTGCACCGGCAGCGAGTCGTCCGATCTTGCGATGAGGGTCGCAAAGAACTTCACCGGCGGCGCCGGCATCATCGTGACCGAAAACGCCTATCACGGCATCACGGCCGCGGTATCGGAGTTCTCGCCCTCGCTAGGCTCGGGCGTCCCGCTCGGTCCGCACGTCAGAACGGTGCCAGCACCGGACGCCTATCGGTTGGGACCAAATGTTGGCGAGATCTTCGCAGGCGACGTGGAACGGGCGATCGATGATCTAAAACGGCACGGCATCAAGCCCGCGGCCCTTATCACGGATACCATTTTCTCCAGCGACGGCATCCTGTCGGATCCGCCGGGCTTCCTTGCTCCCGCCGTCGACATCGTCAGGCGCGCGGGTGGCGTCTTCATCGCCGACGAGGTGCAGCCAGGATTCGCCCGCACCGGCGACGCCATGTGGGGCTTTCAACGGCATAGTGTCGTGCCTGATATCGTGATCATGGGGAAACCGATGGGCAATGGCATCCCGCTCGCCGGCGTCGTGGCGCGGCCCGAGGTGCTGAGCGACTTTGCCTCCAAAGCGCGCTACTTCAATACGTTCGGCGGCAATCCGGTGTCCTGTGCTGCCGGGCTTGCGGTGCTCGAAGTGATCGAAGCCGAGAAGCTGCAGCATAACGCGCTGGAAGTCGGACGCTACATTATGAGCGGCTTGCGACAGCTTGCGCTTGAGCACAAGTGCATCGGAGACGTTCGCGGCGCGGGCCTGTTCATTGGCGCGGATTTCGTTCGCGACCGCGATACCAAGGAGCCGGCTCCCGAAATCGCAATGAGGCTGGTCAACGACCTCCGACGCAAGAACATCCTGATCAGCGCATCCGGCGTTGACGGCAATGTCCTAAAAATCCGGCCGCCGCTTCCCTTCTCGCGTGCGGACGCGGATATCTTTCTTGCAGCCATGCGCGAAGTGCTCGAGGAAGGGACCGCGTCATGA
- a CDS encoding phosphotransferase — MTLIANPVGLPPDRILSSMLSTPSPRVSDAEANEIARRHYGLETSAKRLASERDEMFRLRDAKGIEYLLKITNPAEPPEVTHLQTAALQWIADTDSQLPVQRPQKTGDGATELRLAIGASEPRTVRLLSFLQGQPLHETQRTRAQRRALGRMLARLGQALAAFRHPSEGHELGWDIAHAHRLKPLMAHVRRREQLDLGQAVFRRFETKVRPSLPGLRAQVVHNDLNAYNVLVDPTDPERITGVLDFGDIVRTQLVNDVAIGAAYHLSASADVLEGPGDFTDAYQEVTPLAPEETELLPDLIATRLLVTVLITGWRAERYPENRDYILKNTALAWDGLDRLAHIAPEIARDRLRGNTR; from the coding sequence GTGACGCTGATCGCCAATCCGGTCGGATTGCCTCCCGATCGGATCCTGTCGTCGATGCTTTCGACGCCCTCCCCGCGCGTCTCGGACGCCGAGGCGAACGAAATCGCACGCCGGCACTATGGCCTCGAGACCTCAGCCAAACGGCTTGCGAGCGAACGGGACGAGATGTTCCGCCTCCGCGACGCCAAAGGGATCGAATACCTGCTGAAGATCACCAATCCCGCCGAACCTCCAGAAGTGACGCATTTGCAGACCGCCGCGCTTCAATGGATTGCAGACACCGATTCGCAGCTCCCGGTTCAACGCCCCCAAAAAACCGGCGACGGCGCAACCGAGCTGCGCCTGGCGATTGGTGCGAGCGAACCGCGCACCGTGCGGCTCCTGAGTTTTCTGCAGGGACAGCCCTTGCACGAGACACAGCGGACGCGAGCCCAGCGCCGCGCACTCGGCCGTATGCTGGCGCGCCTCGGGCAGGCACTTGCGGCCTTTCGACATCCGTCCGAAGGCCACGAACTTGGCTGGGATATCGCCCATGCTCACCGCCTGAAACCCCTGATGGCGCATGTGCGCCGACGCGAACAACTCGATCTTGGGCAGGCGGTCTTTCGCCGCTTCGAAACAAAGGTTAGACCGAGCCTGCCGGGGTTGCGAGCACAGGTCGTTCATAACGACCTCAACGCCTACAATGTGCTGGTTGACCCCACGGACCCCGAAAGGATCACCGGCGTGCTGGATTTCGGTGACATCGTCCGCACCCAGCTCGTCAACGACGTCGCGATCGGCGCAGCCTATCATCTGTCGGCGTCCGCCGACGTCCTCGAAGGCCCCGGCGATTTCACCGACGCCTATCAGGAAGTGACCCCGCTCGCGCCCGAGGAAACCGAACTGCTGCCGGATCTGATCGCGACGCGCCTCCTTGTTACCGTGCTCATTACCGGCTGGCGCGCCGAGCGCTATCCCGAGAACCGCGACTACATTCTCAAGAACACCGCCCTCGCCTGGGACGGCCTCGACCGGCTGGCCCATATCGCTCCCGAAATCGCGCGAGACCGACTGCGCGGCAATACGAGGTAA